The Castellaniella sp. genome includes a window with the following:
- the ftsH gene encoding ATP-dependent zinc metalloprotease FtsH: protein MNNSFSKIAVWLVIALVLFTVFKQFDGRPVAGNDAVTYTQFMNDARAGRINKVDIQGDTIYVTPESGRAYSLTSPGDLWMVPELVKDGVQVSGKAREEPSFLASLFISWFPMLLLIGVWIFFMRQMQGGGKGGAFSFGKSRARMMDENNNNITFADVAGCDEAKEDVQELVDFLRDPTKFQRLGGRIPRGVLMVGPPGTGKTLLAKAIAGEAKVPFFSISGSDFVEMFVGVGAARVRDMFENAKKQSPCIIFIDEIDAVGRQRGAGLGGGNDEREQTLNQLLVEMDGFETGQGVLVIAATNRPDVLDPALLRPGRFDRQVVVSLPDIRGREQILKVHMRKVPIAQDVDASVLARGTPGFSGADLANLINEAALFAARRNGRTVDMNDLEKAKDKIIMGAERRSMIMPEEERRNTAYHESGHALVARMLPKTDPVHKVTIIPRGRALGVTMQLPETDRYSMDKDRLLNTIAVLFGGRIAEEVFMHQMTTGASNDFERATAIARDIVTRYGMTDSLGPVVYAENEGEVFLGRSVTKTTHVSEATMQKVDAEIRSIIDEQYSIARNLIESNQDKMHAMANALLEWETIDAEQINDIMEGRPPRPPKTSSSSNDTPHTPPSAGPSAANPDQGPAATTPV from the coding sequence TTGAACAACTCGTTTTCCAAGATTGCGGTCTGGCTGGTGATCGCGCTCGTGCTCTTTACGGTGTTCAAGCAGTTCGACGGACGCCCGGTAGCCGGTAACGACGCCGTCACTTATACGCAATTCATGAATGATGCACGTGCCGGCCGCATCAATAAGGTCGATATTCAGGGCGACACGATTTATGTCACCCCTGAATCCGGTCGTGCTTACAGCCTGACCTCGCCGGGCGATCTCTGGATGGTGCCCGAACTCGTCAAGGACGGTGTTCAGGTCTCCGGCAAGGCCCGCGAGGAACCCTCTTTCCTGGCCAGCCTGTTTATTTCCTGGTTCCCCATGCTGTTGCTGATCGGGGTTTGGATTTTCTTCATGCGCCAGATGCAGGGCGGCGGCAAGGGCGGGGCATTCAGCTTTGGTAAATCCCGTGCCCGCATGATGGATGAAAACAACAATAACATCACGTTTGCGGATGTTGCCGGCTGCGACGAGGCCAAAGAAGACGTCCAGGAACTGGTCGACTTCCTGCGCGACCCCACTAAATTTCAGCGCCTGGGCGGTCGTATTCCGCGTGGCGTCCTGATGGTCGGGCCTCCGGGGACGGGTAAAACCCTGTTGGCCAAGGCCATCGCAGGCGAAGCCAAGGTTCCTTTCTTCAGTATTTCAGGTTCCGACTTTGTTGAAATGTTCGTCGGGGTGGGTGCTGCCCGCGTACGTGACATGTTCGAAAACGCCAAGAAACAATCCCCTTGCATCATCTTCATTGACGAAATCGATGCGGTAGGCCGCCAGCGCGGCGCCGGCCTGGGTGGCGGCAACGACGAACGCGAACAGACCCTGAACCAATTGTTGGTCGAAATGGATGGCTTCGAGACCGGCCAGGGCGTGCTGGTGATCGCCGCCACCAACCGTCCCGACGTGCTGGACCCGGCGCTGCTGCGTCCGGGCCGCTTCGACCGTCAGGTGGTCGTGTCCTTGCCCGATATTCGGGGCCGCGAACAAATCCTCAAGGTCCACATGCGCAAGGTTCCCATTGCCCAGGACGTCGATGCCAGCGTCTTGGCGCGTGGCACGCCCGGGTTTTCGGGTGCGGATCTGGCTAACCTCATCAACGAGGCCGCCTTGTTCGCCGCCCGCCGCAATGGGCGCACGGTCGACATGAACGACCTCGAAAAGGCAAAAGACAAAATCATCATGGGGGCCGAGCGCCGTTCCATGATCATGCCCGAAGAAGAACGCCGCAACACGGCATACCATGAATCCGGTCATGCTCTGGTGGCGCGTATGCTGCCCAAGACCGACCCGGTTCATAAGGTCACCATCATCCCGCGTGGGCGGGCTCTGGGGGTCACCATGCAGTTGCCGGAAACCGATCGCTACAGCATGGATAAAGACCGCCTGCTGAACACGATTGCGGTGCTGTTTGGTGGCCGTATCGCCGAAGAAGTCTTTATGCATCAGATGACGACGGGCGCCTCGAATGACTTCGAGCGTGCCACGGCCATCGCCCGCGACATCGTGACACGCTATGGCATGACGGATTCCCTGGGGCCTGTGGTGTATGCCGAAAATGAAGGCGAGGTCTTTCTGGGCCGCAGCGTGACTAAAACCACGCATGTCTCCGAAGCCACCATGCAAAAGGTCGATGCCGAGATCCGTAGCATCATCGACGAGCAATACAGCATTGCACGCAACCTGATCGAATCCAATCAGGACAAAATGCACGCCATGGCCAATGCCTTGCTCGAATGGGAAACCATTG